A stretch of the bacterium SCSIO 12827 genome encodes the following:
- the ruvC gene encoding crossover junction endodeoxyribonuclease RuvC, whose translation MRLIGFDPGLKNTGWGVIEHAGNRLRYVADGVVSSDPKASLAERLVQLHDGLVEVIRAMAPAEAAVEETFVNTNPTTTLKLGQARGISMLVPALAGLPVFEYTPNLVKKTVVGTGHAAKEQVQMMVRTLLPGAAFKSADSADALAVAICHAHHRTAPGHVSNAAMAGAAR comes from the coding sequence ATGCGGCTGATCGGGTTTGACCCGGGGTTGAAGAACACCGGATGGGGCGTCATCGAACACGCCGGCAACCGGCTTCGCTATGTCGCCGACGGTGTTGTTTCCTCCGATCCGAAGGCCAGCCTTGCCGAACGCCTGGTGCAACTTCACGACGGGCTGGTCGAGGTCATCCGCGCCATGGCCCCGGCCGAGGCGGCGGTCGAGGAAACCTTCGTCAACACCAACCCGACGACGACCCTGAAACTGGGCCAGGCCCGCGGCATTTCCATGCTGGTACCGGCCTTGGCCGGTCTGCCGGTGTTCGAATACACCCCCAACCTGGTGAAGAAGACCGTGGTCGGCACCGGCCATGCGGCCAAGGAACAGGTCCAGATGATGGTGCGCACGCTTTTGCCGGGGGCGGCCTTCAAAAGTGCCGATAGCGCCGATGCCCTGGCCGTCGCCATCTGTCATGCCCATCACCGCACGGCCCCGGGCCATGTGTCGAACGCCGCCATGGCGGGAGCGGCCCGGTGA
- a CDS encoding YebC/PmpR family DNA-binding transcriptional regulator: protein MAGHSKFKNIMHRKGRQDAKRAKVFAKLGREVTVAARQGPDPNFNAALRLAVANAKALNMPNDVINRAIQKAQGSDAENYEEIRYEGYGPGGVAVIVEALSDNRNRTASEVRTAFSKNGGNLGETGSVAFMFDRVGQITYPADVAGAEAMFEGALEAGAEDVESDDENHTITCQPDDFAAVRDALEERFGEPEEARLAWKPQNSISVDEGTAQTLLKLIDALEDNDDVQRVAANFEVDDEIMERLSA from the coding sequence ATGGCTGGTCATTCCAAATTTAAGAACATCATGCACCGCAAAGGCCGTCAGGACGCCAAGCGGGCGAAGGTCTTTGCCAAACTGGGCCGCGAAGTGACGGTCGCCGCGCGCCAAGGCCCCGATCCCAACTTCAATGCCGCCCTGCGTTTGGCCGTTGCCAACGCCAAGGCCCTGAACATGCCCAACGACGTCATCAATCGGGCGATCCAAAAGGCACAGGGCTCGGATGCCGAGAATTACGAGGAAATCCGCTACGAAGGCTACGGCCCGGGCGGCGTCGCCGTGATCGTCGAGGCCCTGTCCGACAACCGCAACCGCACGGCCTCGGAAGTACGCACCGCCTTCTCCAAGAACGGCGGCAACCTGGGCGAGACGGGCAGCGTCGCCTTCATGTTCGACCGGGTCGGCCAGATTACCTATCCGGCCGACGTCGCCGGCGCCGAGGCCATGTTCGAAGGGGCGCTGGAAGCGGGCGCGGAGGATGTGGAATCGGATGACGAAAACCACACCATCACCTGCCAGCCTGACGATTTCGCCGCCGTGCGCGACGCGCTCGAAGAACGCTTTGGTGAGCCGGAAGAGGCGCGCCTGGCCTGGAAGCCGCAGAATTCCATCTCCGTCGACGAAGGCACGGCGCAGACATTGCTGAAGCTGATCGATGCGTTGGAAGACAACGACGACGTGCAGCGCGTCGCCGCCAACTTCGAGGTCGACGACGAGATCATGGAAAGGCTGAGCGCTTAA
- a CDS encoding YmdB family metallophosphoesterase produces MKIMIVGDVVGRSGRDAVAKHLPALRAQLDLDFVVVNGENAAHGFGITEAICNDLYAQGADVITTGNHVWDQREIMNYIDGDDRLLRPLNFPAGTPGKGAGVFETRDGRKVMVVHAMCRLFMDPLDDPFAGVDEALKNHRLGAAIGRGNVDAILLDLHGEASSEKMAMAHFLDGRVSAVVGTHTHVPTADAQVFKGGTAYQTDLGMTGDYDSVIGMQKENATARFTTKLPQGRLEPASGEATFCAMYLETDDGTGLATRAEPVRLGGRLAPAVPG; encoded by the coding sequence ATGAAAATCATGATTGTCGGGGATGTGGTCGGCCGTAGTGGCCGGGACGCTGTGGCCAAACATCTGCCGGCCCTGCGCGCGCAACTGGACCTCGACTTCGTCGTCGTCAACGGTGAGAACGCGGCCCATGGTTTCGGCATTACCGAGGCGATCTGCAACGATCTGTACGCCCAGGGGGCGGATGTCATCACCACGGGCAACCATGTGTGGGATCAGCGCGAGATCATGAATTACATCGATGGCGACGACCGCTTGCTGCGTCCCCTGAATTTTCCCGCCGGCACGCCCGGCAAGGGGGCCGGCGTGTTCGAGACCAGGGACGGCCGCAAGGTCATGGTCGTGCACGCCATGTGCCGTTTGTTCATGGACCCGCTCGACGATCCCTTCGCCGGGGTGGACGAGGCCTTGAAGAACCATCGCCTGGGGGCGGCCATCGGGCGCGGCAACGTCGATGCCATCCTGCTCGACCTGCACGGCGAGGCGTCGTCGGAAAAGATGGCCATGGCCCATTTCCTGGACGGCCGGGTGTCGGCGGTGGTCGGGACCCACACCCATGTGCCGACGGCGGATGCCCAGGTGTTCAAGGGCGGCACGGCCTATCAGACCGACCTCGGCATGACCGGTGATTATGATTCCGTGATCGGCATGCAGAAGGAAAACGCCACGGCGCGGTTCACCACCAAGCTGCCGCAGGGCCGGTTGGAGCCCGCGAGCGGCGAGGCGACCTTCTGCGCCATGTACCTGGAAACCGACGATGGCACGGGTCTGGCGACGCGGGCGGAGCCCGTGCGCCTGGGCGGCCGCCTGGCACCGGCGGTGCCGGGATAA
- a CDS encoding 5-formyltetrahydrofolate cyclo-ligase — protein sequence MDLLKQKRLLRKEAAARRTRAHADQGSAAATAVACHAVALAQALTPGWVSGYLAMQDEMDVLPAILAMAANGWQGCLPVVVGKAQPLRFRAWTPGAKLTNGVFGTRHPSDGAADVRPDLLLVPLLAFDRAGYRLGWGGGFYDRTLAELRNSGTPVAAVGVGYSAQEVDAVPRDHYDARLDWVVTEDDIIKITH from the coding sequence ATGGATCTCCTCAAGCAAAAGCGTCTCCTGCGCAAAGAAGCCGCCGCCCGGCGCACGCGCGCGCACGCCGACCAAGGGAGCGCCGCCGCCACTGCCGTTGCCTGTCATGCCGTGGCTTTGGCCCAGGCGCTGACACCGGGGTGGGTGTCGGGTTATCTCGCCATGCAGGACGAAATGGATGTGCTGCCGGCCATCCTGGCCATGGCTGCGAACGGCTGGCAGGGCTGTCTGCCCGTGGTCGTGGGTAAGGCACAGCCGCTTCGGTTCCGGGCCTGGACACCGGGGGCGAAGCTGACGAACGGCGTGTTCGGCACCCGTCATCCGTCGGACGGAGCGGCGGACGTGCGCCCTGATTTGCTTCTGGTGCCGCTGCTTGCCTTCGACCGGGCCGGGTATCGGCTTGGCTGGGGTGGTGGATTCTATGACCGGACCTTGGCCGAACTGCGAAATTCCGGCACGCCCGTTGCCGCTGTCGGGGTCGGTTATTCGGCCCAGGAAGTTGACGCCGTGCCGCGCGACCATTACGACGCACGCCTTGACTGGGTCGTGACCGAGGACGACATCATTAAAATTACGCATTAA